acaataataaCATACCCCCATGCCACCTCCTGGGTATCCTCCCTGTTGAACagtaataaacataataaatccTGGATAATAGTATGTcgaatgtattattttacactTAAATTAGGTCTTCTTACTCCCATTCCGCCTCCCATTCCTCCCTAAAAAGaccaaactgaaatgtaaaactaaaaagacaaattttacTTTGCCAAGTGCATAGAAAGAGTTGTATAAAACAATCCAAacctagaaaaataaaaacaaagcaagcaCTTTAACACAGTTTTACTCCTTGAGCACTCAGAggcagaaaacattaaaaatccgTTATTCATGGTTTAATATGCTGCTGAATTTATTTGCTCCAGCAAAACCCAAAGCATTAATCCGAAAGCTTCAGGGACAGAAAGACTCACCCCAATGACGTTAATCGTCTGGATGGAAACATCTCCTGCGATCTGCATGGCACAGACTCTCTGCAGAGGGAGGCGATGTTCGAAGGTGTGAAAGTCGTTCCCGTTGACTTTGATCTACAACGGGATGATGTCAAATGTTAAGCAGagtgtgcagaggcatacagtatatatgcTCCATCAATGAATATTTATGTAGAATAAATCTCTTTAAGTAGATATTCTAACTATCAGAACTGCAATTATTGGAGCAAACCAAAAGGCAAAACATAGATGTTGGCTAAATTTCAGTTTATTAAAAAGGTAACAgtttactttaaccctttgaatcctggatcgacatcacttttcttgtggtgctGATTGCCATCTTCAAGacaagtttctcagatttaaaggGGTTAACCTGCTATTTATAGACACGATTTGAATATACAACACATGATTTATAACACGCTAGAAGCTACTTATAAGcagatattttatattattgccTGTTATAGTCAATGTATTAAATGTTTAGTGCGTGTAAATAAATAGGGGGGTTAAAGTAAAGTGCTATCCAATGTATGTGTGGCTGTGTGCTTGGTCTGACCTGATAGCCCTGTGATGTGATCATGATAACCATTTCAAAGGACTGGCCTTTACAAAAAGGCATATCACGAATCTTGTCCTCAGACCCCCAGGATCCGTCCTGACATGTGTTGAAGACCACTTTGTCCCAGCCATCAAATCGGGGGTTGAAGTGGAGGGCAATGTCGCTGGAATCCGACTCTCCGCAGAGCAGGTTGATAAAGAACCTGACAAAGGAGCAGCAGGAGTTAGTTTAGTGTTAGAAATACAAACAGTGCAGGTggggcagtaaaaaaaaaggatgttgtaaaaaaaaaaaaatctctcctcACAAAGAGTGAAAGATGTCACAATAGAGTCAGGTATGTGCAGTGTTTACTCTGTCTGTTAATGGCCTGTTAAAGTACCTCAGATATTACTGAGGGGAGGGTCAGGTGAGCAATCAGCTTTGATATCCAACAATACAAAGAAACCTGCCCCACCCAGAGTGAGATTACACAAGGAGTTCCCCCCGTTTTTAAATGGTGTCCAAAGATTTTAGTTagagata
This sequence is a window from Plectropomus leopardus isolate mb unplaced genomic scaffold, YSFRI_Pleo_2.0 unplaced_scaffold24444, whole genome shotgun sequence. Protein-coding genes within it:
- the LOC121966413 gene encoding galectin-4-like — its product is RIPYLGPIYGGLREGMSIYIQGSIPEDITRFFINLLCGESDSSDIALHFNPRFDGWDKVVFNTCQDGSWGSEDKIRDMPFCKGQSFEMVIMITSQGYQIKVNGNDFHTFEHRLPLQRVCAMQIAGDVSIQTINVIG